The genome window TCCGTGCTTGCCGTGAGCGACCTCTACACCCCCGAGGACCTCAAGCAGCCGTAGCCACCACCGGCCCCGGGTCGCGCGTTTGGGCGGTGCCTCACGCCCCGCGCGGCCGGGTCAGTCCGGTGTCGTACGCGAAGATCGTGGCCTGGACCCGGTCGCGCAGGCCCAACTTGCGCAGCAGCGCGTTGACATGGGACTTCACGGTGCCCGTGGTGACGCCGAGGGTGTCGGCGATCTCGGCGTTGGCGAGTCCCGCCGCCACCAGTGTCAGGATCTCGCGCTCACGCGGGGTGAGGGTGGCCAGGGGAGCGGGGTCGGGCGCGGGCGCGGAGTGCGCGAAGGCCTCGATCAGCCGGCGGGTGACGGCCGGGGCGAGGATGCCGTCGCCGGAGGCCACGGCCCGGATGCCGCCGAGGAGTTCCTCGGGCCGGGCGTCCTTGAGGAGGAACCCGGAGGCTCCGGCGCGCAGCGCGTCGTGGACGTACGTGTCCTGGTCGAAGGTGGTCAGGACGAGGACGCGCGGGGCGTCGTCCCACGCGGTGAGCAGCCGGGTGGCGGTCAGCCCGTCCATGCCGGGCATCCGGATGTCCATCAGGACGACGTCGGGGGCGGTCCGGCGCGCCAGTTCGACGGCGTGGGCGCCGTCGCCGGCCTCCGCGACGACGGTGAGATCGGGCTCCGCGTCGACGATGGCGGCGAACCCGGCCCGGACCACGGCCTGGTCGTCCACCACCATCACCCGGACGAGGTCCGAAGGGTCTTCGGCTGAGGCTGAGGCTGAGAATGAGACTGAGGTTGAGGCTGGGTCTTGTCCCGGGGCTGGGACGGGGGCTGGGGTTTCGATGGGGGCATCTCCTCGTGCTCTGTCCCGGTGTCGGTCGCCGCGCCCTGTCTCAGCACGGCCAGCAGTCCGCGCATGGCGGTGAGGGCGGCCCTGGCCTGGTCGGCGGCGCCGTCGAGGTCGGCGCGTTCGGCGTGGGCCACCACCTCGTCGGCGTGCCGCAGCACCGCCTGGCGCAACTCGGCGGCGATGCGCTGCCGTTCCTCGTACGCCTCGACGACCGCGGACCACACCGCCGCCGAAAGCGCGCTGTCCTCACGCCGGGTGACCCGCTCGCGGCGCCGGCGGACGAAGACGCCCAGGCCCCAGACCCCGGCCATCAGGAAGGCCAGGAACCCGGCGACGATCACGGCGACGAAGCCGAGGACACCGAGGAAACCGAGGAAACCGACCGTGCCGAGACCCCCGTCCCCGCCGTCGGGCGTGAGAGGGCCGCCGCTCAGCACGTCCAGGGTGACCGTCGCCGCCGCGAGACCGCCCGCCACCAGGAGGATCGCCGGCCAGGTGCGGCCGGGAGGCCCGGCGTAGGCCGCCACCGCGCGCAGGGCCACGCACTCCGCGCACGCCCCCGTCAGGGTCAGCGCCCAGGCCACGTCCGAGGGCAGCAGCCCGTGGGCCAGGGCCACCGGGGGGATCCAGGCGGTCGCCAGCACCAGCAGGAGCGCGGTCCAGGGGGCCTGGCGCCGCCACAGCAGCGGCAGGGCGTGCAGTACGGCGGGCAGACAGGCCGTCGCGGTGGCGGCGGGCCGCTCGATCAGTACGGCGACGACGGGCAGCGCGGCGACCGCGAGCACGGTCGCCGTGTCCGCCGAACTCACGCGCGGGAGCGCCGAGTTGCGGCGCCCCGCCGCCGAGGGGTACGGCAGCCGGGCCCGTACGACCCAGCCGGGCCCGTCCGGTCGGGGCCCCGCCGCGAAGCTCCCGCCGAGCCCGACCGCCCGCTCCCGCATCCCCGAGGTCCCCCGCCCGGCCCCGAGCCCCTGCCGCACGGCCGGGACGGCAGACACGGCCGGGGCGGGTGCCGCGCCTACGGAAGCCGTCGCCGCGTCCGGTGGCGGACCGGGCGTTCCGTCGTCCCGCACCACGAGGTCCAGGGCTTCGCCGCCGTCCCGGAGCACGACGTGTACGGCGGTACCGGGGGCGTAGCGCAGGGCGTTGGTGAGGGACTCGCGGACGAGGGCGAAGGCCGCCTCGGCCACCGGGCCCGTCAGGGCGGCCGGGCCGGGGGCGATGTCGAGGCTCACGCGCTGGCCCAGGCGGACGAATCCGGCGGCGAGTTCGGTGACGCGCTCCTCCAGGGGGCTCTCCTCGTCGGCCGCCGAGGTCCGCATCACCGTCACGAGCCGGTGCAGCGCCTCCACGGTCGCGCGCCCGCCCTCCGCCGCCGACCGCAGCGCGTCGGCGGTCAGTTCGGGCCTGCGGTCACCGAGCCGCCGGGCGGCCTCGGCGGTGACCACGACGGAGGTGAGGTGGTGCGCGCTGACATCGTGCAACTCCCGCGCGAGACGGTCCCGTTCCGTGGTGGCCGCGCGGCCCCGTACGGCCTCGGCGCGCGCCAGTTCCCGTTCGGCGGCCCGCCGTCCGGCGAGCCACTGGCGGCGGCTGCGGCCCGCGCCCACGGTGCCCGCGAACACGGTGAGGCTCGCCAGCGCCTCCCCGCCGATGTCGACGGCCGAGTCGTACGCCGTCAGGGACCCGAGCACCGCCGAGCCGATCATCACGGCCGCGACGAGGACCGCCGTCCGGCCCGGCCGCAGGACCGCCACCGAGTACAGCGCGACCACGCCCGCCACGGCGGCGGCCCCCAGTCCCTCGTCCGGTACGACGAACTGGCCGGTCAGCGTCAGGGCATCGATGACGAGCGCCGAGGCGACCGGGAAACGCCGGCGCGTCCCCAGCACGGCGGTGGCCGCCACGGTCACGGCCAGGCCCACGACGAGCCGGGGCGCCTCCACCGTCTCGCCGCGCAGCAGCGCGTACCCCGGCCAGACGGACAGCTGAACGACCGCCAACAGCGCGGGCAGCAGCCAGTTCCGTATGCGCTCCATGATGGCGCCGATCATACTTTCGGCCCGCTGCGGCGGCCGTCCCTATCCCCGGTTGGAGACACCGGTCGTACGTACGGCCGACGCCACGACCGTCCGTACACCGGGAAGCTGATGCCCATGACGACGCCGCACACCGCCGCCCCGCCGCCCCCGCCGCTGCCGCCCCCACCACCCCTTCCGACGCTCCCACCCCTCCCGTACCACCGGCTCGCTCTCGTGACCGGGCGGCACCGGTGGTGGAGGCCGCTGGTGGGGACCGGGGTGGTGGTGCTCGGCGCGGTGGTCGTCACGCTGCTGGTGCTCGTGGGCGGTGAGATCGCCGGCGCGATCCTCGACCGCCCCCGTGACGCCGACGGCGACATCGTCTGGGGCACGATCGCCGAGACCGCCCTGATGCTGCTCTCCCTCGGCCTGTGCATCCCGGTGGTGCTGCTGGCCGCGCGCTGGACGCAGCGCCGCCCGGCCGGCACCGTCGCGTCGGTCGCGGGCGGACTGCGGTGGCGCCGCCTCGGACGGTGCCTCGCGGTGGCCCTGCCCGTGGCCGCCGCGACCCTCGGCCTCTCCCTGCTCCTCCCCGGAGCCGACGGCGGCGGCGGTGGCGGCGGCGGTGGCGGGCCGGACTGGACATGGGCCGGCCTGACCCCGTTCCTGCTCGGCCTCGCCATGGTCTGTCTGCTCGTGCCGTTCCAGGCGGCGGCCGAGGAGTACGTGTTCCGTGGCTGGCTGACGCAGGCGGTCGGGGCCTGGTGCCGCTCGCCGTGGATCGCGGTCGTACCGCAGGCCGTGCTCTTCGCCGCCGCGCACGGCTGGGGAACGCCCTGGGGCTTCGCCGACCTGGTGGTGTTCGGCCTGGTCACGGGCCTGCTGACCATCCGTACGGGCGGTCTCGAAGCGGCGATCGCCCTGCACGTCCTCAACAACCTGCTCCCCCTGGGCGTCCTGTCGGCCACCGTCGACGGCCTCGGCATCGAGCAGACGGCCGCCGACATGGACTGGACGATGCTCGCCGTCGACGTGCCCCTCGTCGCGCTCTACGCGGCGGCGGTGCTGTGGCTGGACGGCCGACGGCGCCCGCCTGTCTCAGGCGGCTTTCCGGCGGGCGGCGAGCAGGGTGACGTCGTCCTCGGCGGGCCCGTGGACCAGGCGCGCGAGCAGGGTGTCGAGGACCCCCTCCAGCGGGCCGTCCACACGGAGACCGAGCCCCGTCAGACGGCGCAGTGAGGCGTCGATGTCCACACGGCGCTGTTCGATCAGCCCGTCGGTGTACAGCAGGAGCACGTCCCCGGGCGGCAGCGGCACGGTCGACGCCTCGTGCCCGCCGAGGTCGGTCCCGAGGGGCGGCCCCGCCGGGACCGGCACCAGATCCGTACGGCCCTGGCGGCGCAGCAGCACCGGCGGGGGATGGCCCGCGCTGGAGATCGCGCAGGTGCCGGAGCCGGGGTCGACGAGTGCCAGCAGACAGGTGGCGACCCGGTCGACGCCGATGCTCGCGACCCGGTGGTCGGCCTCGTCCAGGACGCGTTCGACCGGGGCGCCGGACACGGCGAGGGTGCGCAGCAGCGAGCGGTAGTGGCTCATGGCGACGGCCGCGGTGAACCCGTGGCCCATCACATCCCCCACGACCTGGAGGGTCTGCCCCGAGGGCAGCGCGATCGAGTCGCACCAGTCCCCGCCGACCAGCGCGTGCCGCCCCGCCGGCAGATAGCGGGAGGCGACCTCGACGTCCGGGTGCGGGACACCGGGCTCCGACAGCAGCGCGCGCTGCAACTCCAGGGCCATGTCGTGCTCGAAGGAGTACTGCCGCGCGTTGTCGATGGCGACGGCGGCCCGACCGGCGAGATCCTGCGCGACGATGACGTCCTCGTCGGTGAAGGGGGCGGAGTCGCCGCCCCTGAACAGGGCGAGGAGGCCGACCGGATGTCCCTTGGTCGGCAGGGGTACGCACAGGAGGGAGTGGATCTCCGCCGCGCGCATCGACCTCAACTTGGACGGCGGCACATGCATGTCGAGCAGTACGTCGTCCGTGACGAGGTTTCCCACCCAGGGTCGGCCGGTGTCCAGGCACATCCTGGGCTGTGAGCCACGGCGGGCGTCGAGGTACTCCCCGATGTTCCTGATCGCTCCCAGGCTGCTGACGCCGTCCGGGCCTCCGGCGACGGCGACGACGCGCAGCCGTACGACACCGGGAGCCGGGGGCGGGGCGTCACAGGACTCCTCCTCCAGCGTGCTGACGCTCGCCCGGTCGGCCAGGATCGGCACCACGAAGTCGGCCAGCTCGGCGCAGGTCTCCCGCACACCGAGCGTCGTACCGATGCGGGTGGTGGCGGTGTCGAGCAGGGCGAGGCGTTGCTGCGTCCGCTCCAGGTCGTCCATGGACTGTCGCAGCCCGCTGACCTCGATCGCGATGCCGCACAGTCCGGTGACCCGTCCGTTCTCCTCCAACCGGTGGTAGACCGCGCTCCACTGGCGGTTCGGAAACGGCGAGCTGGCGTGCGTCCTGCCCGTGACGGACAGCTCGCGGGGGCGGCCGTCTTCGAGGACCATGCGCAGGATCTCCTCCGAGCGGTGGACGCCCGGCAGTACCTCGGCCATGGTCCGGCTGCGGAAGGCCGAAGGGGGCACCCCGCTCATCCGGGCCATCGCGGCGTTGACGTAGCGGTAGCGCAGCCGGTGGTCCAGGACCGCCACCGCGGCGGGCGTACCGTCCAGGAGGCGGCGCAGGATCCCGTACTCGTGGGCCTGTTCCACCACCTCGCCGGGCGCGTCCGCGACGGCGGACAGCAGCGTGTCCTCGGCGCCCGTGAAGAGCCACTTGAGCGGCAGCCGGTCGTAGCCCACGCCGGACCCTCCTCACGTGCCCCTGACGAGGTCATGCCTCCGTCCAGTCTGTCCCAGCCACAGCGGGGCCGCACCCGGGGGCCACGGCCCCCCGCAGGCCATGGCCCCCGGGTTCACGCCCCACCCCGCCGCTCAGAAGCTGGGCGGCGGTACCGCCCTCGTCGTCGCTCTCAGGCCGAGGTGGTCGTCCGGGTCCTGGAGCCGGGTGCCCTGGGTCGCCAGCATGCGGCGGAC of Streptomyces phaeolivaceus contains these proteins:
- a CDS encoding response regulator, which encodes MVVDDQAVVRAGFAAIVDAEPDLTVVAEAGDGAHAVELARRTAPDVVLMDIRMPGMDGLTATRLLTAWDDAPRVLVLTTFDQDTYVHDALRAGASGFLLKDARPEELLGGIRAVASGDGILAPAVTRRLIEAFAHSAPAPDPAPLATLTPREREILTLVAAGLANAEIADTLGVTTGTVKSHVNALLRKLGLRDRVQATIFAYDTGLTRPRGA
- a CDS encoding sensor histidine kinase, with the translated sequence MERIRNWLLPALLAVVQLSVWPGYALLRGETVEAPRLVVGLAVTVAATAVLGTRRRFPVASALVIDALTLTGQFVVPDEGLGAAAVAGVVALYSVAVLRPGRTAVLVAAVMIGSAVLGSLTAYDSAVDIGGEALASLTVFAGTVGAGRSRRQWLAGRRAAERELARAEAVRGRAATTERDRLARELHDVSAHHLTSVVVTAEAARRLGDRRPELTADALRSAAEGGRATVEALHRLVTVMRTSAADEESPLEERVTELAAGFVRLGQRVSLDIAPGPAALTGPVAEAAFALVRESLTNALRYAPGTAVHVVLRDGGEALDLVVRDDGTPGPPPDAATASVGAAPAPAVSAVPAVRQGLGAGRGTSGMRERAVGLGGSFAAGPRPDGPGWVVRARLPYPSAAGRRNSALPRVSSADTATVLAVAALPVVAVLIERPAATATACLPAVLHALPLLWRRQAPWTALLLVLATAWIPPVALAHGLLPSDVAWALTLTGACAECVALRAVAAYAGPPGRTWPAILLVAGGLAAATVTLDVLSGGPLTPDGGDGGLGTVGFLGFLGVLGFVAVIVAGFLAFLMAGVWGLGVFVRRRRERVTRREDSALSAAVWSAVVEAYEERQRIAAELRQAVLRHADEVVAHAERADLDGAADQARAALTAMRGLLAVLRQGAATDTGTEHEEMPPSKPQPPSQPRDKTQPQPQSHSQPQPQPKTLRTSSG
- a CDS encoding CPBP family intramembrane glutamic endopeptidase, translated to MTTPHTAAPPPPPLPPPPPLPTLPPLPYHRLALVTGRHRWWRPLVGTGVVVLGAVVVTLLVLVGGEIAGAILDRPRDADGDIVWGTIAETALMLLSLGLCIPVVLLAARWTQRRPAGTVASVAGGLRWRRLGRCLAVALPVAAATLGLSLLLPGADGGGGGGGGGGPDWTWAGLTPFLLGLAMVCLLVPFQAAAEEYVFRGWLTQAVGAWCRSPWIAVVPQAVLFAAAHGWGTPWGFADLVVFGLVTGLLTIRTGGLEAAIALHVLNNLLPLGVLSATVDGLGIEQTAADMDWTMLAVDVPLVALYAAAVLWLDGRRRPPVSGGFPAGGEQGDVVLGGPVDQAREQGVEDPLQRAVHTETEPRQTAQ